One genomic segment of Trichococcus shcherbakoviae includes these proteins:
- the ahpC gene encoding alkyl hydroperoxide reductase subunit C, with translation MSLIGKEIVEFKANAYHKGEFIEVSSEDLKGKWSIVCFYPADFTFVCPTELEDLQDQYATLQGLGVEVYSVSTDTHFTHKAWHDHSPAIGKIEYTMIGDPSHAISIGFDVLDEEGLAQRGTFIIDPDGIVQAVEINADGIGRDASGLIDKIRAGQYVRTHPGEVCPAKWKEGAETLKPSLDLVGKI, from the coding sequence ATGTCATTAATCGGAAAAGAAATAGTGGAATTTAAAGCGAATGCTTATCACAAAGGTGAATTTATTGAAGTTTCATCGGAAGACCTAAAAGGAAAATGGAGCATCGTCTGTTTTTACCCTGCGGACTTCACTTTCGTTTGCCCGACTGAACTGGAAGATCTTCAAGACCAATATGCAACCTTGCAAGGGTTGGGTGTAGAGGTCTATTCCGTATCAACCGACACACACTTCACGCATAAAGCATGGCACGACCATTCACCAGCCATCGGAAAAATCGAATACACCATGATCGGAGATCCATCGCATGCGATTTCAATCGGATTTGATGTCTTGGACGAAGAAGGCTTGGCACAACGCGGGACATTCATCATCGATCCGGACGGCATCGTGCAGGCAGTGGAAATCAATGCTGACGGCATCGGCCGTGACGCAAGCGGTTTGATCGACAAAATCCGTGCAGGCCAATATGTCCGCACCCATCCAGGCGAAGTTTGCCCTGCGAAATGGAAAGAAGGCGCGGAAACATTGAAACCTAGCTTGGACTTGGTAGGTAAAATTTAA
- the ahpF gene encoding alkyl hydroperoxide reductase subunit F gives MALDTEIKGQLGQYLELLESDVVFKASLGEDENSGKVSEFLQEIAAMSEKITFEKANLTRTPSFTITRPETESGITFAGLPLGHEFTSFILALLQVGGRAPKVDDSIIKRIKAIDKELHFETYVSLTCHNCPDVVQALNIMSVLNPKISHVMIEGGMFKDEIEAKKIMAVPTVFLNGEEFASGRMTIEQLIDKAAGPTSADEFADKDIFDVLVIGGGPAGNSAAIYAARKGINTGMVVETYGGQVMDTVGIENMIGTPYTEGPKLMAQVEAHVNQYKVDIMKGQRAQSIRKNDLIEVELENGAVLKAKTAILTVGAHWRNVNVPGEEEFRTKGVTNCPHCDGPLFAGKDVAVIGGGNSGIEAAIDLAGLAKHVTVLEFLPELKADQVLQDRVHALKNVTVITNVATKAITGTDQVEAISYVDRATNEEHTIALEGVFVQIGLVPNTTWLKDSGVALNERGEVIVDNHGSTNLEGVFAAGDCTNSAYKQIIISMGAGATAALGAFDHLIRQ, from the coding sequence ATGGCATTAGATACAGAAATAAAAGGGCAACTCGGCCAATATCTGGAACTGTTGGAATCGGATGTGGTTTTCAAAGCCAGTCTTGGCGAGGATGAAAATTCCGGCAAAGTCAGTGAGTTTTTGCAGGAAATCGCCGCTATGTCGGAGAAGATCACCTTCGAAAAAGCAAACTTGACCCGTACACCCAGTTTTACGATCACACGTCCGGAAACGGAAAGCGGCATCACATTCGCCGGTCTTCCGTTGGGTCATGAGTTCACTTCATTTATCCTGGCTTTGCTGCAGGTAGGCGGAAGAGCTCCTAAAGTGGATGACAGCATCATCAAGCGCATCAAAGCGATCGACAAAGAACTCCATTTCGAAACCTATGTCAGCTTGACATGCCATAACTGCCCGGATGTTGTCCAAGCATTGAACATCATGTCCGTGCTGAACCCGAAAATCTCGCACGTTATGATCGAGGGCGGTATGTTCAAGGATGAAATAGAAGCGAAGAAAATAATGGCTGTACCGACTGTTTTCCTTAACGGGGAAGAGTTTGCCAGCGGGCGCATGACGATCGAGCAATTGATCGATAAAGCTGCCGGTCCGACAAGTGCGGATGAGTTCGCCGATAAGGACATCTTCGACGTTCTGGTCATAGGCGGAGGACCGGCAGGCAACAGTGCTGCCATCTACGCTGCCCGTAAAGGCATCAATACCGGCATGGTCGTTGAGACCTACGGTGGACAAGTGATGGACACTGTCGGCATCGAAAACATGATCGGGACGCCTTACACGGAAGGCCCGAAACTGATGGCGCAAGTGGAAGCACATGTGAATCAGTACAAGGTCGACATCATGAAAGGCCAACGCGCTCAAAGTATCCGTAAAAATGACCTGATCGAAGTCGAACTTGAAAACGGTGCAGTGCTGAAAGCCAAGACGGCTATTCTTACAGTCGGCGCGCATTGGCGCAATGTCAACGTGCCCGGTGAGGAAGAGTTCCGCACAAAAGGCGTCACAAACTGTCCGCATTGTGATGGTCCGTTGTTTGCAGGCAAAGACGTTGCTGTCATCGGCGGCGGCAATTCCGGTATAGAAGCGGCGATCGACCTGGCCGGTTTGGCAAAACATGTTACCGTGCTTGAGTTCTTGCCGGAATTGAAAGCTGATCAAGTGCTGCAGGATCGTGTCCATGCTTTGAAGAACGTCACAGTCATTACGAATGTGGCGACGAAAGCGATCACCGGTACCGATCAAGTGGAAGCCATTTCCTACGTGGACCGCGCAACGAATGAAGAGCACACCATCGCACTCGAAGGTGTATTCGTTCAGATCGGCTTGGTCCCGAACACGACTTGGTTGAAGGATTCCGGCGTTGCCTTGAACGAACGCGGCGAAGTCATCGTCGACAACCACGGTTCAACCAATCTGGAAGGCGTATTCGCTGCCGGAGATTGCACAAACAGTGCTTACAAACAAATCATCATCTCGATGGGTGCCGGAGCGACTGCCGCTTTGGGCGCATTCGATCACCTGATCCGTCAATAA
- a CDS encoding formate--tetrahydrofolate ligase, protein MKTDIEIAQANEMLPIKEVAATLSLTEDDLKLYGKYKAKVDIKKINSLNEEADGKLILVTAINPTPAGEGKSTVTVGLGDALTRIGKKAMIAMREPSLGPTMGVKGGAAGGGYSQVQPMQDINLHFTGDMHAITATNNTLSALIDNHIQQGNALNIDQRRITWKRVLDINDRALRNIVIGLGGPIQGVPRQDGFDITVASEIMAILCLSTSLTDLKNRIGNIVIGYTFDRVPVTVRDLKVEGALTLLMKDALEPNLVQTLYHTPAFVHGGPFANIAHGCNSVLATKTALKLADYVITEAGFGADLGAEKFMDIKVPQLGKSPDAVVIVATVRSLKMHGGVSVKDLNSGENVEAVKAGFTNLQKHIENMQQYGVPVVVALNEFTNDTAAEIEAVVSLCASQEVECIQTAVWAKGAEGGEALANAVVNAIDENTKAFVPLYVAEDSGIEEKIETIVTKIYGGKSVIYSKEAKNQLRQYKKNGWDRLPVCMAKTQYSLSDDQKAIGRPENFDITIRSFVPKIGAGFVVALTGDILTMPGLPKEPAALRMDVTEDGVVTGLF, encoded by the coding sequence TTGAAGACGGATATCGAGATAGCTCAAGCAAATGAGATGCTTCCGATCAAAGAAGTAGCGGCAACCCTTTCCCTGACAGAAGATGATCTGAAACTGTACGGCAAATACAAGGCAAAAGTGGACATCAAGAAAATCAATTCCTTGAATGAAGAGGCAGACGGCAAGTTGATCCTTGTCACTGCCATCAATCCTACCCCGGCTGGCGAAGGCAAATCGACCGTAACAGTCGGCCTAGGCGATGCGCTGACACGCATCGGCAAGAAAGCAATGATCGCCATGCGCGAACCTTCATTAGGGCCAACCATGGGCGTTAAAGGCGGAGCGGCAGGCGGCGGTTATTCGCAAGTGCAACCTATGCAGGACATCAACCTGCATTTCACCGGCGACATGCATGCCATCACGGCGACGAACAACACGTTATCAGCCTTGATCGATAACCATATCCAACAAGGCAATGCCTTGAACATCGATCAACGCCGGATCACTTGGAAGCGCGTATTGGATATCAACGACCGTGCTTTGCGCAACATCGTCATCGGGCTGGGTGGACCGATCCAAGGCGTTCCCCGCCAAGACGGCTTCGATATTACTGTAGCGAGCGAAATCATGGCGATCCTTTGCTTATCGACTTCACTGACGGATCTGAAGAACCGGATCGGGAACATTGTCATCGGTTATACGTTTGACCGCGTACCCGTCACTGTCAGAGACTTGAAAGTGGAAGGCGCATTGACCTTGCTGATGAAGGATGCGTTGGAGCCGAATCTGGTCCAAACGTTGTATCATACACCGGCATTTGTGCATGGCGGACCGTTCGCGAATATCGCGCACGGCTGCAACAGCGTATTGGCAACCAAAACAGCCTTGAAATTGGCCGATTACGTCATTACGGAAGCCGGTTTTGGAGCCGACTTGGGCGCTGAGAAGTTCATGGACATCAAAGTACCGCAACTAGGCAAGAGCCCGGATGCAGTCGTTATCGTGGCTACCGTACGCTCGCTGAAGATGCACGGGGGGGTGTCGGTGAAAGACCTCAACAGCGGCGAAAATGTCGAGGCGGTCAAAGCCGGCTTCACAAATCTGCAGAAGCATATCGAAAACATGCAACAGTATGGTGTGCCTGTCGTCGTGGCGCTCAATGAATTCACGAACGACACTGCGGCGGAAATTGAAGCAGTCGTCAGCTTGTGTGCCTCGCAGGAAGTCGAATGCATCCAGACAGCGGTTTGGGCAAAAGGCGCTGAAGGTGGAGAAGCGTTGGCGAACGCTGTCGTCAATGCAATCGATGAAAACACAAAAGCTTTCGTTCCCCTATATGTGGCGGAAGACAGCGGCATCGAAGAAAAAATCGAAACGATCGTCACCAAAATTTATGGCGGCAAAAGTGTCATCTATTCCAAAGAAGCCAAAAACCAACTGCGTCAGTACAAGAAGAATGGCTGGGACCGTTTGCCGGTATGTATGGCAAAAACACAGTATTCCTTGTCAGATGACCAGAAAGCAATCGGCCGTCCGGAAAACTTCGACATCACCATCCGTTCCTTTGTTCCTAAAATCGGAGCCGGGTTCGTCGTTGCTTTGACGGGGGATATCCTGACCATGCCGGGTCTGCCGAAAGAACCGGCTGCTTTGCGCATGGACGTCACCGAAGACGGAGTCGTTACCGGATTGTTCTAA
- a CDS encoding ABC-F family ATP-binding cassette domain-containing protein, producing MKDFNAIELEKSYGMKKLFNKISFTIREGEHIGLIGQNGTGKSSLLEIIAGIETPDAGNLDVPSDYRVGYLAQEPQLNKESTVFEAVYEGEAPIIKTVRAYEEALELLVNDSLNPDYQNRYSKAEADMNAQNAWQTEVQIKSILNRLGLDDITKKVGELSGGQRKRVGLAQVLIQAPDLLLLDEPTNHLDMDSITWLENYLAQYKGSVLLVTHDRYFLENAVTKIIELKNGGVEVYTGNYEDYLLQKSEREAIQQKMDEKQLKLYKSELQWMRKGAKARTTKQQARIHRFEDLEKVTQQSTTDAKLEIQLDGSRLGKRVFNLEHISLFAGDKQVLNDFSYIFQSNDRIGIVGKNGAGKTTLLNMLAGEIEIASGNLIVGETVKIAYYKQLSEVLPDDKRVINYLQEIAEEVKLSDGIVVSVKEMLETFLFPRETHGSLISSLSGGEKRRLYLLKLLMTKPNVLLMDEPTNDLDIDTLTVLEDYLNSFGGAVITVSHDRYFLDKVADKLLILNDEGKPGVFFGDMSEYLLVSSQKESETAKQQNKKAATPVPTQDAVAEKTKWTYLEQKEWETIEDDIAALEEKGQTVQSAMAENTSDFAQLTQLQQELDNAEAALAEKWERWEYLSQFAKD from the coding sequence ATGAAAGACTTTAACGCCATCGAGTTAGAAAAATCCTACGGGATGAAAAAACTCTTCAATAAAATATCCTTCACAATCCGTGAAGGCGAACATATCGGCCTGATCGGTCAGAACGGGACCGGAAAGAGTTCCTTGCTGGAAATCATCGCGGGAATCGAAACCCCGGATGCCGGAAACCTGGACGTGCCTAGTGATTATCGTGTCGGTTACTTGGCGCAAGAACCCCAACTGAACAAAGAATCGACTGTTTTTGAAGCGGTCTATGAAGGCGAAGCGCCCATCATCAAGACGGTCCGTGCCTACGAGGAAGCTTTGGAATTGCTGGTGAACGACAGTCTGAATCCGGATTATCAGAACCGATACAGCAAAGCAGAGGCCGACATGAATGCGCAAAACGCTTGGCAAACGGAGGTTCAGATCAAATCCATCCTGAACAGGTTGGGTTTGGATGACATCACGAAAAAAGTAGGCGAGCTATCCGGTGGACAACGGAAACGTGTCGGCTTGGCGCAGGTGTTGATCCAAGCGCCGGACTTGTTGTTGCTGGATGAACCAACCAACCATCTTGACATGGATTCGATCACTTGGTTGGAAAACTATCTTGCCCAATACAAAGGCTCCGTCCTTTTGGTGACCCATGACCGCTACTTCCTTGAGAATGCTGTGACAAAAATCATCGAACTGAAGAACGGCGGAGTGGAAGTCTACACAGGAAACTACGAAGACTATTTGCTCCAGAAGAGCGAACGCGAAGCCATCCAGCAAAAAATGGACGAGAAACAGCTGAAGTTGTACAAGAGCGAACTGCAATGGATGCGCAAGGGCGCCAAAGCGAGGACGACCAAGCAACAGGCACGGATCCACCGATTTGAGGATTTGGAAAAGGTCACCCAACAAAGCACGACCGATGCCAAACTCGAAATCCAGTTGGATGGTTCCCGTTTGGGCAAACGCGTCTTCAATCTGGAACACATCTCGCTTTTTGCCGGAGACAAACAAGTCCTCAACGATTTTTCCTATATATTCCAGTCGAACGATCGCATCGGCATCGTCGGCAAGAATGGGGCAGGCAAGACAACCTTGCTGAATATGTTGGCAGGCGAAATAGAAATTGCCAGCGGGAATCTTATCGTCGGAGAGACCGTCAAAATAGCCTATTACAAACAACTTTCCGAAGTGCTCCCTGACGATAAGCGCGTCATCAATTACCTGCAGGAAATCGCCGAAGAGGTGAAATTAAGCGACGGCATCGTCGTCAGCGTCAAGGAGATGCTGGAAACATTCCTCTTCCCGCGCGAAACACACGGCAGCCTGATCAGTTCGTTATCCGGAGGAGAAAAGCGTCGCCTTTACTTATTGAAGTTGCTGATGACAAAACCGAATGTGCTGCTGATGGATGAGCCGACGAACGACTTGGATATCGATACGCTGACGGTATTGGAGGATTACTTGAACAGCTTCGGCGGAGCCGTCATCACTGTTTCGCATGACCGCTATTTCTTGGATAAAGTGGCCGACAAGCTGTTGATCCTGAACGATGAAGGCAAACCGGGCGTATTCTTTGGGGATATGAGCGAATATTTGCTGGTATCCAGTCAAAAGGAAAGCGAAACCGCTAAACAGCAAAACAAAAAAGCGGCAACACCTGTCCCGACTCAGGATGCGGTAGCGGAAAAGACCAAATGGACCTACTTGGAGCAGAAGGAATGGGAAACAATCGAGGACGACATTGCCGCGCTTGAGGAAAAAGGGCAGACAGTGCAAAGTGCAATGGCCGAAAATACTTCGGACTTCGCACAGTTGACCCAATTACAACAGGAACTGGACAACGCAGAAGCTGCGCTTGCCGAAAAATGGGAACGCTGGGAATACCTCAGTCAGTTCGCCAAAGATTAA
- a CDS encoding thymidylate synthase yields MTKQYLDLARTVLETGATKHDRTGTGTKSIFGHQMRFDLAEGFPILTTKKVAFGLIKSELLWFLKGDTNIKYLLENNNHIWDEWAFERYVKSADYAGPNMDDFGHRVLKEEGFKEIYAAEMAKFREAILTDAAFAAKHGELGNIYGSQWRRWRTTQGEFIDQISDVIEMIKTNPDSRRLMVSAWNPEDVPSMALPPCHTLFQFYVTDGKLSCQLYQRSADIFLGVPFNIASYALLTHLIANETGLEVGEFIHTFGDAHLYLNHIEQIELQLSREPFALPKLVLKHPEKSIFEMEKEDIVLEGYKSHPGIKAPIAV; encoded by the coding sequence ATGACAAAACAATATTTGGATTTAGCAAGAACCGTCCTGGAAACAGGCGCTACGAAACACGATCGTACCGGAACCGGCACGAAAAGCATCTTCGGGCATCAAATGCGTTTCGACCTTGCTGAGGGCTTCCCAATCCTGACGACAAAGAAAGTCGCTTTCGGCCTCATCAAGAGCGAACTGCTGTGGTTCCTTAAGGGCGACACGAACATAAAATATTTGTTGGAAAACAACAACCACATCTGGGATGAGTGGGCATTCGAGCGCTATGTGAAATCAGCAGATTACGCTGGGCCGAATATGGATGACTTTGGTCACCGCGTCCTGAAGGAAGAAGGTTTCAAGGAAATCTATGCTGCCGAAATGGCCAAATTCCGGGAAGCGATTTTGACGGATGCAGCCTTCGCAGCCAAACACGGCGAATTGGGCAACATTTATGGTTCCCAATGGCGCCGTTGGAGAACGACGCAAGGCGAATTCATCGATCAGATCAGCGATGTCATCGAAATGATCAAAACGAACCCTGATTCAAGAAGGCTGATGGTTTCGGCCTGGAATCCGGAAGACGTCCCTTCAATGGCCTTGCCGCCTTGCCACACCCTGTTCCAATTTTATGTCACGGATGGGAAACTTAGCTGCCAACTGTACCAAAGAAGCGCGGATATCTTTTTGGGTGTGCCCTTCAATATAGCCAGCTACGCCTTGTTGACGCATTTGATCGCAAACGAAACAGGGCTTGAAGTCGGGGAATTCATCCACACATTTGGGGATGCCCATCTTTACCTGAATCATATCGAACAGATTGAGCTGCAGCTTTCCAGGGAGCCTTTCGCTTTGCCGAAGCTGGTGCTGAAGCATCCGGAGAAATCCATTTTTGAAATGGAAAAAGAAGATATCGTCCTGGAGGGCTACAAGAGCCATCCAGGCATCAAAGCGCCGATCGCTGTATAA
- a CDS encoding dihydrofolate reductase, whose amino-acid sequence MIALLWAEDDNGIIGKGGTLPWHLPNDLKYFKEKTLNHKIVMGRKTFEGMGSRPLPKRESIILTRQTDYTHPGVTVLHDVKEVLALDNEEETLFIIGGSEIFELFLPFADTLYQTVIHADFDGDTYFPTTDWNEWELASSTGGVVDDKNRYEHEFKVFKRVK is encoded by the coding sequence ATGATCGCATTATTATGGGCTGAAGACGACAACGGAATCATCGGAAAAGGCGGCACGTTGCCTTGGCACCTGCCGAATGATCTGAAGTATTTCAAAGAGAAAACATTGAACCACAAAATCGTGATGGGCAGAAAAACGTTCGAGGGGATGGGATCACGCCCGCTGCCGAAAAGGGAAAGCATCATCCTGACGAGGCAAACCGACTACACTCATCCGGGTGTTACTGTCCTGCATGACGTCAAAGAAGTATTGGCGCTGGATAACGAAGAGGAGACACTGTTCATCATCGGCGGCAGCGAGATCTTTGAGCTGTTCCTGCCTTTTGCGGATACCCTCTACCAGACCGTCATCCATGCCGACTTTGACGGGGACACTTATTTTCCGACAACCGACTGGAACGAGTGGGAATTAGCCTCGTCAACCGGAGGCGTTGTCGACGACAAAAACCGCTATGAACATGAATTCAAAGTGTTCAAACGGGTGAAATAA
- a CDS encoding hemolysin III family protein, whose amino-acid sequence MTTFPQTEGRRKIIVNEVLNAVTHGIGTLLSIAGCVLLILKGSQSGDVTEVVAYAIYGASMILLFLSSTLYHSFSMTRFQKIFRYIDHAAIYLLIAGTYTPFCLIAVRNGQSRALFIAVWAIAIIGIILKIFFVGKFNGISTILYLGMGWMALFIIQPMYQTLGLNGIVLIGLGGLSYSLGTIFYSNKKYGFMHVIWHLFVLAGAAFMYFGILLYV is encoded by the coding sequence GTGACTACTTTTCCGCAAACAGAAGGCAGACGCAAAATCATCGTAAATGAAGTGTTGAATGCCGTAACACATGGAATCGGAACCTTGCTAAGCATCGCTGGATGCGTCTTACTCATTTTGAAGGGGTCCCAATCAGGTGATGTTACAGAAGTCGTTGCTTATGCCATTTATGGTGCTTCGATGATTTTACTATTTCTGTCGTCGACGCTCTACCACAGTTTCAGTATGACCCGGTTTCAAAAGATTTTCCGCTACATCGATCACGCAGCCATCTACTTGTTGATTGCAGGGACGTATACGCCGTTTTGCTTGATTGCGGTTCGCAACGGCCAAAGCAGAGCCTTGTTCATTGCCGTTTGGGCAATCGCAATCATCGGGATTATCCTGAAGATCTTTTTCGTCGGAAAATTCAACGGGATTTCCACTATCCTATACTTGGGTATGGGGTGGATGGCGCTGTTCATCATTCAACCGATGTACCAGACACTCGGCCTGAACGGCATTGTGCTCATCGGTTTGGGCGGTTTGAGTTACAGTTTGGGGACTATTTTTTACTCGAACAAAAAATATGGCTTTATGCATGTCATTTGGCACCTCTTCGTTTTGGCAGGCGCCGCTTTCATGTACTTTGGCATCTTATTGTACGTCTAA
- a CDS encoding YpmS family protein gives METNQQRSVKSSPNPWKIAFISLALVLVIAVVWLFSKITMEQPVQTATDAQVTAQSEDQLSVGVSLSNTELAVIANEYMKSEESLTGYSVEITDVVTLKGETVLLGLSVPFSLSGEPHATTDGNLQMKVTGISLGGLSLPEKEALSLLAQFLTLPAFVSLDADSETVLMNLAGMDLPKESAIRLLSIDKKTKEYSFEVSIPTENLIE, from the coding sequence ATGGAAACCAATCAACAAAGAAGTGTGAAAAGCAGCCCGAATCCATGGAAAATTGCTTTCATCAGCTTGGCGCTCGTGCTGGTCATCGCTGTGGTTTGGCTATTCTCAAAAATCACGATGGAACAACCCGTTCAAACTGCAACTGACGCACAAGTCACGGCGCAATCAGAGGATCAGCTTTCGGTAGGAGTGTCCCTGAGCAATACCGAATTGGCTGTCATCGCCAACGAATATATGAAATCAGAGGAGAGTCTGACCGGGTATTCGGTGGAAATCACGGATGTGGTGACTTTAAAAGGTGAAACAGTGCTGCTGGGGCTTTCAGTTCCGTTTAGTTTATCAGGGGAGCCGCATGCGACAACGGACGGCAATCTGCAGATGAAGGTGACGGGCATTTCTCTGGGCGGGTTGTCTTTGCCCGAAAAAGAAGCCTTGAGTCTGTTGGCTCAATTTTTGACGCTGCCGGCATTCGTCAGTTTGGATGCGGACTCGGAAACGGTGCTGATGAACTTGGCCGGTATGGATCTTCCTAAAGAAAGTGCCATCCGTTTGCTTTCCATCGATAAAAAGACAAAAGAATATTCATTTGAAGTAAGCATACCTACAGAAAATTTGATAGAATAG
- a CDS encoding YozE family protein, whose protein sequence is MKQSFYLFILTYRDPYKKDDKTAFANRVSEDIGFPKQMTDYHELADYLELSGEYTEFMSVFDELFEVYVERNRN, encoded by the coding sequence ATGAAACAATCTTTTTACCTTTTCATTCTCACGTATAGAGACCCATACAAAAAAGACGACAAAACAGCATTCGCGAATCGGGTTTCCGAGGATATCGGTTTTCCGAAGCAAATGACCGATTATCACGAACTTGCCGATTACCTGGAGTTGAGCGGAGAGTATACAGAGTTCATGTCCGTCTTTGATGAGTTGTTTGAAGTATACGTCGAAAGGAACAGAAATTAG
- the deoD gene encoding purine-nucleoside phosphorylase yields MSTHIAAKPGQIAETVLLPGDPLRAKYIAETYLENVEQYNSVRNMFGYTGTYKGKRVSVQGTGMGLPSIMIYANELITEYNVQNLIRVGSAGAIQKDIHVRDIVIAQGATTDSSVVSNTFNGQVNFAPICNFELMHNAYMVAKERNLSVHVGNVLSSDRFYNEELDKQKLADYGVLAVEMEAAGLYLLAAKYNRKALALLTISDHILTGEETTAEERETTFDDMMLVALESIL; encoded by the coding sequence ATGAGTACACACATCGCAGCAAAACCTGGGCAAATCGCGGAAACAGTCCTGTTGCCGGGCGACCCATTAAGAGCGAAGTACATCGCGGAGACCTATCTGGAGAACGTCGAGCAGTACAATTCGGTCCGGAATATGTTCGGTTACACAGGGACATACAAAGGCAAGCGCGTCTCTGTCCAAGGCACTGGCATGGGCTTGCCTTCCATCATGATCTACGCCAATGAGCTGATCACCGAGTACAACGTGCAGAACCTGATCCGGGTCGGTTCAGCGGGTGCGATCCAAAAAGATATCCATGTCCGCGATATCGTCATTGCCCAAGGAGCGACAACAGATTCCAGCGTCGTCAGCAATACTTTCAACGGCCAAGTCAACTTTGCGCCGATCTGCAACTTTGAACTGATGCACAATGCCTACATGGTCGCGAAGGAAAGGAATCTATCCGTCCACGTCGGCAATGTCCTGTCCTCGGACCGCTTCTACAACGAAGAGTTGGACAAACAGAAATTGGCTGACTATGGCGTTCTGGCCGTGGAAATGGAAGCTGCCGGACTGTACCTGCTGGCCGCCAAATACAACCGGAAAGCTTTGGCTTTGTTGACGATCAGCGATCATATCCTGACCGGGGAAGAAACGACTGCCGAAGAGCGTGAAACAACGTTCGACGACATGATGCTTGTTGCTTTGGAATCTATCTTATAA